A DNA window from Brassica napus cultivar Da-Ae chromosome A4, Da-Ae, whole genome shotgun sequence contains the following coding sequences:
- the LOC106445880 gene encoding protein C2-DOMAIN ABA-RELATED 1 codes for MENLLGLLRIHVKRGVNLAIRDIASSDPYIVFHFGNKKLKTHVVKQSVNPEWNDDLTLSVTDPNLPVKLTVYDKDLLSADDKMGEAEFSIAPYLEAIKFRHKIQGGLPNGTIIMKIQPNRQNCLSEESHIVWNHGKLVQNMFIRLQNVETGEVELQLEWIDVPGSRGI; via the exons atggagaATCTATTGGGTCTTCTCAGAATTCATGTGAAGAGAGGTGTGAATCTCGCCATCCGAGATATCGCAAGCAGCGATCCATACATCGTTTTTCACTTCGGAAACAAG AAGCTGAAAACCCACGTGGTCAAACAAAGTGTAAACCCAGAGTGGAACGATGATTTGACTCTTTCTGTTACTGATCCAAATCTCCCTGTTAAACTT ACGGTTTACGATAAGGACTTGCTCTCGGCGGATGATAAGATGGGAGAAGCAGAGTTTAGCATTGCTCCATATCTTGAAGCCATTAAGTTTCGCCATAAGATCCAAGGAGGACTTCCCAATGGAACCATAATAATGAAGATACAGCCGAACAGACAAAACTGTCTGTCTGAAGAGAGCCACATTGTGTGGAACCACGGCAAGCTTGTTCAGAATATGTTCATTAGGCTCCAGAACGTAGAAACCGGAGAGGTTGAGCTACAGCTCGAGTGGATCGATGTCCCCGGTTCAAGGGGTATTTAA
- the LOC106445881 gene encoding probable serine/threonine-protein kinase PBL7: MGLYEGASVHPRNPETNLQGSSLNAPILTSSSSPDLANEKGLKTRLKKMIFDLGLACFLPPPAGPRSIENSGNNSGSGGDNNKAWLLAETAPENINHDPHSVHSSFRFSLCSQTELEKMKGGEAPSLSASSSCRNLSVSGGSATVLMVNLENGVKETGKSTDEVTWTRARSLEKSISPVANTLVRFSYGEIVAATRNFSKGRVLGRGACSYVFRGKIGIWKTALAIKRLDKEDKESPKSFCRELMIASSLHSSNIVPLLGFCIDPEEGLFLVYKYVSGGSLEHYLHDKKKKKGMKAALPWSARYKVALGIADAIAYLHNGTEQCVVHRDIKPSNILLSSKKIPKLCDFGLATWTAAPSVPFLCKTVKGTFGYLAPEYFQHGKISDKTDVYAFGVVLLELLTGRKPIEPRRSSGEGNLVVWAKPLLDRGIEAIEELLDPRLRCTRKNSVYMELMIRAAAACVINEESRRPGMEEIVTILKGGEGGLETRTYSSRKTNTSLSSMIDTYTQLQQTKSEMKCHLDLAMLGVTDLEDDGHLYER; this comes from the exons atgggtTTGTACGAAGGAGCGTCTGTTCATCCACGAAACCCAGAAACAAATCTTCAGGGCAGTTCCTTAAATGCCCCCATTCtcacttcttcatcttctccagaTCTCGCCAATGAGAAAGGACTGAAGACCCGTTTGAAAAAGATGATCTTTGATCTGGGTCTCGCTTGTTTCCTTCCTCCTCCAGCTGGACCACGCTCAATAGAAAACTCCGGCAACAACAGTGGAAGCGGCGGAGATAACAACAAGGCGTGGCTTTTGGCGGAAACAGCTCCGGAGAATATAAACCACGACCCTCACTCTGTTCATTCTTCGTTTAGATTCAGCCTCTGCTCACAAACTGAGCTTGAGAAGATGAAAGGAGGAGAAGCGCCTTCGCTGTCTGCTTCGTCTTCTTGCCGGAATTTATCAGTCTCCGGTGGCTCCGCGACGGTTCTGATGGTGAATCTGGAGAATGGAGTAAAGGAAACTGGGAAATCTACAGACGAAGTGACGTGGACGAGAGCTCGATCGCTGGAGAAGAGTATCTCTCCGGTAGCTAACACTTTGGTCCGGTTCAGCTACGGCGAAATCGTCGCCGCCACTCGTAATTTCTCCAAAG GGAGAGTGTTGGGAAGAGGAGCTTGTAGCTATGTGTTCAGGGGTAAAATCGGAATTTGGAAAACGGCTTTAGCGATCAAAAGGCTTGATAAAGAAGACAAAGAGTCCCCAAAATCTTTTTGTAGAGAGTTGATGATTGCAAGCTCTCTTCATAGCTCAAACATTGTGCCTCTTCTTGGTTTCTGTATAGATCCTGAAGAAGGTTTGTTCTTGGTTTACAAGTACGTCTCAGGTGGTAGCCTTGAACACTATTTACACG ataagaagaagaagaaaggcatGAAAGCCGCTTTGCCTTGGTCAGCAAGGTACAAGGTAGCACTAGGGATCGCTGATGCGATTGCTTATTTGCATAATGGAACAGAGCAGTGTGTTGTTCATCGAGATATCAAGCCCTCCAATATACTTCTTTCCTCAAAGAAGATACCAAAG TTGTGTGATTTCGGGTTAGCTACTTGGACCGCTGCACCTTCTGTTCCTTTCCTTTGCAAGACCGTGAAAGGCACATTCGG ATATCTGGCTCCAGAGTATTTCCAACATGGTAAGATATCTGACAAGACCGATGTTTATGCCTTTGGTGTTGTGTTGCTTGAGCTGTTAACCGGTAGAAAACCAATCGAACCAAGAAGATCATCTGGTGAAGGAAATTTAGTTGTTTGG gCGAAACCGTTGTTGGATAGAGGGATTGAAGCTATAGAAGAGCTACTTGATCCGAGATTGAGATGTACAAGAAAAAACTCGGTTTACATGGAGCTGATGATCCGTGCTGCAGCGGCATGTGTGATCAATGAAGAGTCTCGAAGGCCTGGTATGGAAGAGATAGTCACAATCTTGAAAGGTGGAGAAGGAGGACTAGAGACAAGAACATACTCAAGCAGGAAAACTAATACAAGTCTTTCGAGTATGATTGACACTTACACACAGTTGCAACAGACCAAATCCGAGATGAAATGTCATCTTGATCTTGCGATGCTTGGAGTAACTGATTTGGAAGACGATGGTCATTTATATGAACGGTAA